A DNA window from Fragaria vesca subsp. vesca linkage group LG3, FraVesHawaii_1.0, whole genome shotgun sequence contains the following coding sequences:
- the LOC101301375 gene encoding uncharacterized protein LOC101301375, with translation MTSRQGSRKRISGNDREPRLYALAVEKLSHQMGRAVSYEVQNRHYGQCYYLGDGIYLKWAAFVQAIKNLRTSQTKHFIRMQEAYRKDMERAFGILQARWAIIRGPARGWSKENLRFIMMTCIILHNMIVEDEHDEDAAEPFDPKDIPTIPKKAHIYDRIPDQDTSVYHNPNRLNQFMRRYRE, from the exons ATGACTTCTCGACAAGGCAGTAGAAAGAGGATTTCCGGGAATGATCGGGAGCCTCGATTGTATGCACTGGCAGTGGAAAAATTGTCCCACCAGATGGGGAGGGCA GTGAGCTATGAAGTACAAAATAGGCATTATGGGCAATGTTATTACCTTGGTGATGGCATTTACCTAAAATGGGCCGCATTTGTTCAAGCAATCAAAAACCTGAGGACGTCGCAGACAAAACATTTCATAAGGATGCAAGAAGCATACAGAAAAGATATGGAGAGAGCTTTTGGTATTCTTCAAGCTCGTTGGGCAATCATAAGAGGGCCAGCTCGTGGATGGAGTAAGGAGAATCTTCGGTTCATCATGATGACGTGCATTATCTTGCACAATATGATTGTTGAAGATGAGCATGATGAAGATGCAGCTGAGCCATTTGATCCGAAAGACATTCCCACCATACCAAAAAAAGCACATATATATGACAGAATCCCTGATCAAGACACCTCTGTTTATCATAATCCGAACCGGCTAAATCAATTCATGCGTCGCTATAGGGAGTAA
- the LOC101301664 gene encoding uncharacterized protein LOC101301664, translating to MEWFFGSRSYTARNREIMDQRLKALYFTNPCRYKPNIFRRRYRMQPWVFNRMMCDVANYDPYLVQRRDAIGRVGLSTEQKLTCAMRQLAYGVTADFFDDYMDIAKSIAIEILEHFTRAIWNVYHEHYLR from the coding sequence ATGGAGTGGTTCTTCGGAAGTCGTTCGTATACTGCCAGAAACAGAGAGATCATGGATCAACGTCTGAAAGCTCTATACTTCACAAATCCATGCAGGTACAAACCAAATATATTTCGTAGGCGATACAGAATGCAACCTTGGGTCTTTAACAGGATGATGTGCGATGTGGCCAACTACGATCCATATTTAGTTCAAAGAAGAGATGCGATTGGGAGAGTCGGCCTATCTACTGAACAAAAACTTACATGCGCCATGAGACAACTCGCATATGGGGTCACAGCCGACTTCTTTGATGATTACATGGATATTGCAAAATCCATTGCCATCGAGATTTTGGAACACTTTACCAGAGCAATATGGAATGTGTACCATGAGCATTACCTCCGCTGA